Genomic window (Motilibacter aurantiacus):
CTCGCCGTCGACCAGGAGGCTCGCGGCCCCCAGCACGGCCCGCAGCCGCTCCCCGTGCGTCCGCGCCACCTGCGCGAGCGCGTCCGCGACCGTCGCCGCGTCCACGACGTCCTCGGCGCGGCCGGCGGCTGCCTTCGCGGCCGCCCAGTAGCGCACCGTCACCTGGGGCACAAGCCCTCCCTTCCGTCGGTGGCCGAGCGCCGCGGTGCGCCGGACCGGGGCAAACCCGCCCTGAGCTGATCGAAAGTAAAGGGGCGATGACACGCGGATGACACAAGCACCCCCTATCCTTCGGTCCAGAAACGCGGGAGCCGCATGCTCCCAGCCCACAGTGCCGTGGGGCCGGACCGGACCGAGGGGCTCGGGGTGCCACGGCATCCCGCCCGCTGGAGGTGGGACATGGCGAGCGTCCTCCTGCTGACCAACGCACTGCAGCCGTCGGCCGAGGTGCTTCCCGCCCTGGGGCTCCTCCTGCACTCGGTGCGCGTGGGCCCGGCCGAGGCGTCCGCCCTGCTCGACGCGCCGCCCAGCGACGTCCTGCTCCTCGACGGCCGCCGCGACCTGCCCCACGCCCGCGCCACCTGCCGGCTGCTGCGTACGACCGGGCTGAGCTGCCCGCTCATCCTCGTCGTCACCGAGGGCGGGCTGGCCGCGGTGACCGCCGAGTGGGGCGTGGACGACGTCGTGCTCGACACCGCCGGCCCGGCCGAGGTCGAGGCCCGGCTGCGGCTCGCCACCGGACGGCTGGCGATCGCGGCGTCCTCGGACCCGGACTCCCCCAGCGAGATCCGCAACGGCGACCTCTCCATCGACGAGGCGACCTACGTGGCGAAGGTGCGCGGCCGCGTCCTCGACCTCACGTTCAAGGAGTTCGAGCTGCTGAAGTTCCTCGCCCAGCACCCGGGCCGGGTCTTCACCCGCGCCCAGCTGCTGCAGGAGGTGTGGGGCTACGACTACTTCGGCGGCACCCGCACGGTCGACGTGCACGTCCGGCGGCTGCGCGCCAAGCTCGGCGCCGACCACGAGGCCCTGATCGGCACGGTCCGCAACGTGGGCTACCGCTTCGTGGCGCCGGACAAGGGCGCGGACGAGCGCATCGCCGCGCCCACGGCCTGAGGGGCCCCTCGCGCGTCAGGCCGGTCGGCGTCGGGTGGGCTCGCTCGTGCCCGGCGCGCAGTCCCGGGCACGGGCCCGGCCTCGGCCGGTCGGTGCACGCGACCGACCACGCGGTCGCGCCTCCCACCCGGCACATCGGGTAGGAGGCGCGACGGAGCGACCGGTGGCCGGCTACGGCAGGCGGGTGATCCGGTTCAGCCCCGGCACGACGTACGGCGCGGTCGCCGACGAGTTGGCCGAGAGGAAGCGCGCGAAGCCGTCGATGTCGACGCCGCCGTAGAGCGGGTCGGTGCCCTCGGCGAAGGTGGCGTAGCCGTCGCCGCCCTCGATGAGGAAGTTGTTGGCGCCGACACGGTACTTCTTGCCCAGCTCGAGCGGCCGGCCGCCGACGAGGACGTTCGAGACGCGGTTCCCGGCCGGGGCCGAGGCGGTGAAGGTGTAGGTCAGGCCCGACACCGGCAGCCGGCCTGCCTCGAGGATCTGCTTGACCTGAGCGCCCGTGTAGGTCTTCGAGACGTTGTAGTTGCTGAACGGCTGAACGGCGAAGGCCTCTTCGTACGTCACCGCACCGTCGCCCTTGGGCAGGTCGGCCCGGATGCCGCCCGGGTTCATGAAGGCGATGTCGATCGGGCCACCGCCGGCGATGGACGGGTCGGCGCGGACCGAGTCGGCGAGCAGGTCACCCAGGGCCGACTCGCCCGCGGAGTTGGTGCTGCGGGTGATGTCCGAGCCGATGTAGCCGATCGTCCGCGTGGCGATCGGGCCGAGGTACGTGCGGTACCGGTTCATCAGATCGCTGATCTGCGCGTCCGGAGTCACGGTGCGGGTGACGATGACGTTCTCGGCCTTGGTGGCCTGCCGGTCGACATCGCCGGTCCGGCGGTCGATGACGAGGTCGATGTCGGTGACCAGGCGGCCGTAGTTGCCGGCCTGGGTGACCAGCCGGGGGTTGCCGGCCGGGTCGGGGGCCTTGCAGTTGAAGGCCGAGTGGCTGTGGCCGGTCACGATCACGTCGACGGCGGAGGTGACGTTCGCGTTGATGCCGCGGGCCGCGCCACCGAGCGAGGAGCAGCCGTTGTAGGCGCTGCCGCCGCTGCCGCCCTCGTGCATGAGGACGACGATCGCCTCGACGCCCCTGGCCTGCAGCTGGGCGGCGTGCTTGTTGATGACCTGGGCCTCGTCCTTGAAGGACAAGCCGCGGATGCCCGATGCCGTGACGATCGACGGGGTCGAGGACGTGACGACGCCGATGAAGCCCACCTTGGCGCCGTTGTGGAACTTCTCCACGTGCGTCGCGGCCATGAGCGGGCTGCCGTCGGCGGTGAACTCGACGTTCCCAGCCAGGTAGTCGAAGTCGGCGCCGCGGAAGCGCTTTCCGCCGAGGTCCTTGGCGGCGCAGCTGTTCTGGTTGTCCGCGCCGGCCTCGTCGCGGATGCAGCCGCCCTTCTGCATGCGGAGCAGCTCGGCGTAGCCCTCGTCGAACTCGTGGTTGCCCACGGCCGAGAGCTCGACGCCCATCAGGTTCATCGCCTCGATGGTCGGCTCGTCGTGGAACGCCGCCGACAGCAGCGGCGACGCGCCGATCATGTCGCCGGTGCCGATCGTGAAGCTGTCCTTCTTGCCGGCGCGCAGCTGCTTCAGGTGCGTCGAGAGGTACGCCGCACCGCCCGCCGGCACGGCCGGCTGGCCCCCGCCCGGGTTGACGGTGCCACCGGACCCGGTGGGCGGCTCGAGGTTGCCGTGGAAGTCGTTCACGGCGAGCAGCTGGATGTGCTGCAGAGGCTGGGACGTGACCGAGACGGCGTCGGCGGGGACGGCGGTCATCGCCGTCGCGGCCAGGACGGCGCCGGCGGCCGCGGCGAGCAGGGCCGCGCGCGGGCGCACGCGTCCGAGGATGGGCGTCATTCAGGGGTCTCCTGGGAGCTGCGGACGTGGGGGGCCGGTGGCCCCGCCGGAGGCTAGGGCAGCCGATGCCGTCCGCCGTGAGAAGCAGGCGAACTCCGCATGAACTCGTCGGCCCGGCTCTCAGATTCTCCTGCCGCGGGTGTCGTACGCGACGACGCTCGTGCCGCGGGACTGGCGCAGGGCCTCCTCGGCCTGCTGCACCGCCGACCGGGACGACGACGGGTCACCCTGCATCTCGGGCACGGGCACCGCGAGGGCCCAGACCCGCCACTCCGCCAGCCCGTCGACCCGGAAGATCGCCGCGTCCCGCTTCCTGCCATCGGCCGTGGACACCACGACGCGTGCCGCACGCGCCGGCACCTGGCCGACGATCACCCGTGGGCCGCCGTCCCTGGTGTAGCCGGAGGGTGGCCGGTGCCCGGGAGCGCCGCACCCGAAGCTCGTGGCCTCGAACTGGATGCAGAGCAGCCCGGCCGTGCTCATGTACGCCACCGTCCCGCCCGCGAGCTGGGTGATCCGTCCGGCGGGGACCCGCATGTCGGGCGGGTCGTAGTTCAGGGGGTCCGGGGTCGTGGGGATGCCGAGCTGGCTCGTCATCGGCGTGGCCACCGAGGACGCGCCCGTCCCCGGCGTCGCCGCCTCCTCGCCGCCGGCGCCCGCGACCGCCGCCACGGTCGCCACGCCCAGGACGGCGGCGCTCGCCGTGGCCACCGAGCCGAGGGACCGGCGCCGGGCGCGGGCCCGGATCTGCCCGGCTGCGGCGGCGGGGCGTACGACGCGGTCGGCCTCCGCCTCGAACGCGCGCTCCAGCAGGTCGTCGAGGTGCTCAGGCGCGGGCATCGGGTGCCTCCTGGTACGACGTGGGCAGGACGGCGCGGACGCGCGCGGCGCCCTTGCTGGCGTAGCCGCGGACAGCGGCCTCGGTGCAGCCGAGAGTGCTCGCGATGGCCGCGTCGTCGTAGCCCGCGTAATGGCGCAGCACCAGCACGGTGCGCTGCCGTGGTGGCAGGTCGGCGAGGGCGCGGTGCAGGACGTCGCGCTCTCCCACGAGGTCGGCCGGGTCGTCGAGCAGCCCACCGGTCGCCGTGTCGGGCGGGGCCGCGACCGGCCATTCGGGCAACCGGAGCCGCCGCCGCCAGGACAGGTGGGTGTTGACCACGATGCGGCGCACGTAGGCGTCCGGGCTGTCGGCGCGGGCCACCCTGCCCCAGTGACGGAACGCCTTGAGCAGCGCGCTCTGCACCAGGTCCTCGGCCAGGTAAGCGTCGCCGGTCAGGACGTAGGCGAACCGGGTCAGCGCGAGCGCGCGGGCCGCGACGTACTCGTCGAACGTCACGCCGCCGCCCTCCAGGTCTTCACTCCCCCAACGACGCCGCCCGTCCCGCCCTTGTTGCCAGCCGCAGGGGACTCGTTCTCCGGCAGACGCCAAGAGGGTGGCCCGCCGAACGGCGGGCCACCCTCGTCATGTGTGCGTCAGCGGAGGCCGGGCGTCACGGCAGGCGCGTGATGCGGTCCAGCGCCGGCGGCGCCAGCGGCGAGTTCGCCTCGAGGTACGACGCGAAGGCCTCGATGTCGAGGCCGCCGTAGAGCGGCGCCGTGCCCTGCGCGAAGGCGGTGAAGTTGTCGCCGCCCTCGAGCAGGAAGTTGTTGCCGGCGACCCGGTAGCTGCGGCTCAGGTCGAGCGGCTGGCCGTTGACCAGCACGTTGGAGACCTTCGAGCCCTTGGGCGCGGAGTCGCTCCAGCTGTAGGTGAGCCCGGAGACGCCGAGGATGCGGTTCTGGCCGGCGCCCGGGTTGTCGAACTGCTGCTCGAGGACCGCCTTGAGGTCGGAGCCCTTGAGCGTCTTGGAGACGTTGTAGTTGCTGAACGGCTGCACGCTGAAGGCCTCGCCGTACTGCACGACGCCGTCAGGGGCGAACGGCAGGTCGGCGCGGACGCCGCCGGGGTTGATGAAGCCGATCTCCACCGGGCCGTTGCCCTGCACGGAGGCGTCGGCCTTGGCGGCGTCGGCGAGGACGTTGCTCAGCGGGGCCTCGCCGGCCGGGCTCGTCGCACGGACCAGGTCGGCGGAGATCGAGCCCAGCTCGCGGCTCGCGATCGGGCCGAGGTAGCCCTGGTAGCGGGCGATGAGGCCGGTGATGGCAGGGTCCGCCGGGACCGTGCGGGTCACCACGTGGTTCGTCGCGGTGGTCTGCGCCCGGTTGATGTCCCCCGTGCGGCGGTCGAAGGCGAGGTCGACCTCGGAGATGAGCCGGCCGGCCGACGCCCCCTGGACGACCACGCGCGGGTTGCCCGCCGGGTCGTTCAGCTTGCAGTTGTAGCCGGCGTGGGTGTGGGCGTTGAGCAGCACGTCGACCGACGGCGAGATGCGGTTGTTGAGGTCCAGGACGGCGCCGTTGAGGTTGGAGCAGGCGTTGTAGAGCCCGGCCTGGCTGCCGCCCTCGTGGATCACGGCGACGATCGCCTGCACGCCCTGCGCCTGCAGCTGCGCGGCGTACCGGTTGATCGTGTCCGCCTCGTCGGTGAACGTCAGGCCGGCGACGCCGCTGGCCGTCACGATCGACGGGGTGGTCTTGGTGACGACGCCGATGAAGCCGACCTTCGCGCCCTGGTGGAACTTCTCCACGTGGGTCGCGGAGAGGATCGTCCTGCCGGTCGCGGTGTACTCCACGTTCGCGGCGAGGTAGGGGAAGTCCGCCCCGCGGAAGCGCTTGCCGCCGAGGTCCTTCGCGGGGCAGCTGTTCTGGTTGTTCGCGCCCTCGCCGTCGCGGATGCATCCGCCCTTCTGGATGCGCAGCAGCTCGGCGACGCCCTCGTCGAACTCGTGGTTGCCGACGACACCGAGGTCGACGTCCATCAGGTTGTGCGCCTCGATGGTCGGCTCGTCGTGGAAGGCGGCCGACAGCAGCGGGGACGCGCCGATGAGGTCGCCCGACGAGACCGTGAAGGAGTCGCGCTCCCCGGCGCGCAGCGCCTTCAGGTGCGTGGAGAGGTAGGCGGCGCCCCCGGCGTCCACGTTGACCGCAGCGCCGGTCGAGCTGGTGCCCGTCTGGATCCGCCCGCCGGAGCCCGACGGCGGCTCGAGGTTGCCGTGGAAGTCGTTGAAGGCCAGCAGCTGGATCCGCTGGATGGGCGCGGACGCGGCGGAGGCCGGAACGGCCGCGGTCACGGCTGCGGCCAGGGCGCCACCGGCGGCGGCGACGGCCAGCAGCCGCTTGCACCGCTCACTGGGCTTGGTCATGCGGGTGTCTCCCGAGGGTCGACGGCATCGGACGGAAGCGTCCGTCGGCAGGCAGGCTAGGCACAAGGGCCGACAGTTGGGGTGAACTTCCGGTGACGATGTCACCGCGGCCGGGGCGGGGCGCCCGGTTAGCCTGCAGGGATGTCGGACGCGTTGCGCATCGAGATCGCCGGCCGCCTGGGCAAGCCCGAGGTCGACGCGGTGACCTGGCTGGTGGAGGCGGCGACCGAGGCCGACGGCGTGCGCCCGCTCTCCGAGCACGTGGAGCTGCACCTGCGCTACGGCGGGGACCGGCCCGCCCGCAGCCTGCTCGCCTGGGACGGCGACGCGCTGGCGGCGTACGCCCATCTGGACGTGACCGACGCGGTGGCCGGCCCCAGCGCCGAGCTCGTGGTGCACCCGGGACGGAGACGGCGCGGCTACGGCCGGGCGCTGCTCGACGCGGTGCTCGCCGAGACGCCCGACGGCTCGGTCCGGGTGTGGGCGCACGGCGGGCTGCCGGGGGCAGCGGCGCTGGCGCGGGGGGCGGGGCTGGCCCAGGCCCGCGAGCTGCTGCAGATGCGCCGGCCGCTCGCCGCCACGTTGCCCTCGCCGGCGGTGCCCGAGGGCGTGCGCCTGCGCACCTTCCGCCCGGGCGAGGACGACGCCTCCTGGGTGGAGCTCAACGCCGCGGCCTTCGCCCAGCACCCGGAGCAGGGCGCGTGGACGCTGGACGACCTGCACGTCCGGCTGCACGAGCCGTGGTTCGACCCGGAGGGCTTCTTCCTGGCCGAGCGCGCGGGCGAGCTCGTGGGCTTCGGCTGGACGAAGGTGCACGGCGGCGAGGAGAAGCCGCGCCTCACCGTCGTCCGCGAGGCGGGCGAGGAGGGGGAGCAGGAGCTGCCCCGCAAGCTGCACGGCCACGACCCGATCGGCGAGCTCTACGTCCTCGGCGTCTGCCCGACGGCGCGCGGCGGCGGCCTGGCCCGGGTGCTCGCGGTGCAGGCCCTGGCCCACCTGCGCGACCGCGGGCTGGACGAGGCGATGCTCTACGTCGACGCCGACAACACGGCGGCGCTGCGGTTGTACGAGTCGCTCGGGTTCACCCGGTTCGACGTGGACGTGATGTACGCCCGCTGAGCCGGGCAGAGCGGACTCGACGTGGCGGTACGCCTCAAGGACGTGGCTCTGCGCGGGCGTCTCGGTGGCCGCCGTCAGCAACACCTTGAACCGGCCGCAGGTCGTCAGCGCGGCTCTCCAGCAGCGCGTGCACGCGGCCATCGAGGAGCTCGGCTACCTGGGCAACGAGTCGGCCCGGGCACTGCGCACGGGCCGGAGCCGCGCCCTCGCGCTGGTCGTGACCGACTGGGCCAACCCGTTCTTCACCGACGTCGCGCAGGGGGCAGACCACGCCGCGAGCGAGCGCGACGTGACGGTGGCGCTCTGCAGCAGCTTCAGCGACCGCGACCGGGAGCACCGGCACCTGGAGCGGTTCGAGGCGGCCCGGGCCTCCGG
Coding sequences:
- a CDS encoding bifunctional metallophosphatase/5'-nucleotidase, producing MTPILGRVRPRAALLAAAAGAVLAATAMTAVPADAVSVTSQPLQHIQLLAVNDFHGNLEPPTGSGGTVNPGGGQPAVPAGGAAYLSTHLKQLRAGKKDSFTIGTGDMIGASPLLSAAFHDEPTIEAMNLMGVELSAVGNHEFDEGYAELLRMQKGGCIRDEAGADNQNSCAAKDLGGKRFRGADFDYLAGNVEFTADGSPLMAATHVEKFHNGAKVGFIGVVTSSTPSIVTASGIRGLSFKDEAQVINKHAAQLQARGVEAIVVLMHEGGSGGSAYNGCSSLGGAARGINANVTSAVDVIVTGHSHSAFNCKAPDPAGNPRLVTQAGNYGRLVTDIDLVIDRRTGDVDRQATKAENVIVTRTVTPDAQISDLMNRYRTYLGPIATRTIGYIGSDITRSTNSAGESALGDLLADSVRADPSIAGGGPIDIAFMNPGGIRADLPKGDGAVTYEEAFAVQPFSNYNVSKTYTGAQVKQILEAGRLPVSGLTYTFTASAPAGNRVSNVLVGGRPLELGKKYRVGANNFLIEGGDGYATFAEGTDPLYGGVDIDGFARFLSANSSATAPYVVPGLNRITRLP
- a CDS encoding MoaD/ThiS family protein; the encoded protein is MPQVTVRYWAAAKAAAGRAEDVVDAATVADALAQVARTHGERLRAVLGAASLLVDGERVAREAAAGRSLGEGAVVEVLPPFAGG
- a CDS encoding bifunctional metallophosphatase/5'-nucleotidase, producing the protein MTKPSERCKRLLAVAAAGGALAAAVTAAVPASAASAPIQRIQLLAFNDFHGNLEPPSGSGGRIQTGTSSTGAAVNVDAGGAAYLSTHLKALRAGERDSFTVSSGDLIGASPLLSAAFHDEPTIEAHNLMDVDLGVVGNHEFDEGVAELLRIQKGGCIRDGEGANNQNSCPAKDLGGKRFRGADFPYLAANVEYTATGRTILSATHVEKFHQGAKVGFIGVVTKTTPSIVTASGVAGLTFTDEADTINRYAAQLQAQGVQAIVAVIHEGGSQAGLYNACSNLNGAVLDLNNRISPSVDVLLNAHTHAGYNCKLNDPAGNPRVVVQGASAGRLISEVDLAFDRRTGDINRAQTTATNHVVTRTVPADPAITGLIARYQGYLGPIASRELGSISADLVRATSPAGEAPLSNVLADAAKADASVQGNGPVEIGFINPGGVRADLPFAPDGVVQYGEAFSVQPFSNYNVSKTLKGSDLKAVLEQQFDNPGAGQNRILGVSGLTYSWSDSAPKGSKVSNVLVNGQPLDLSRSYRVAGNNFLLEGGDNFTAFAQGTAPLYGGLDIEAFASYLEANSPLAPPALDRITRLP
- a CDS encoding SigE family RNA polymerase sigma factor encodes the protein MTFDEYVAARALALTRFAYVLTGDAYLAEDLVQSALLKAFRHWGRVARADSPDAYVRRIVVNTHLSWRRRLRLPEWPVAAPPDTATGGLLDDPADLVGERDVLHRALADLPPRQRTVLVLRHYAGYDDAAIASTLGCTEAAVRGYASKGAARVRAVLPTSYQEAPDARA
- the mshD gene encoding mycothiol synthase — its product is MSDALRIEIAGRLGKPEVDAVTWLVEAATEADGVRPLSEHVELHLRYGGDRPARSLLAWDGDALAAYAHLDVTDAVAGPSAELVVHPGRRRRGYGRALLDAVLAETPDGSVRVWAHGGLPGAAALARGAGLAQARELLQMRRPLAATLPSPAVPEGVRLRTFRPGEDDASWVELNAAAFAQHPEQGAWTLDDLHVRLHEPWFDPEGFFLAERAGELVGFGWTKVHGGEEKPRLTVVREAGEEGEQELPRKLHGHDPIGELYVLGVCPTARGGGLARVLAVQALAHLRDRGLDEAMLYVDADNTAALRLYESLGFTRFDVDVMYAR
- a CDS encoding winged helix-turn-helix transcriptional regulator — translated: MASVLLLTNALQPSAEVLPALGLLLHSVRVGPAEASALLDAPPSDVLLLDGRRDLPHARATCRLLRTTGLSCPLILVVTEGGLAAVTAEWGVDDVVLDTAGPAEVEARLRLATGRLAIAASSDPDSPSEIRNGDLSIDEATYVAKVRGRVLDLTFKEFELLKFLAQHPGRVFTRAQLLQEVWGYDYFGGTRTVDVHVRRLRAKLGADHEALIGTVRNVGYRFVAPDKGADERIAAPTA